In the Desulfosporosinus acidiphilus SJ4 genome, GTAATACCAAGTTCTCGTCCTTGTTTAACAATTAATCCCACTTCATTATAATATCCGGGAACAAAGACAACGTCCGGATTGCTCGCTTTTATTCTCGTAAGGGTTGCTTTAAAATCCTTATCTCCACCAACATAATTTTCCGTGTCAGTAATTGTTCCGCCGCCAGCTTTGATATCTTTACTGAATTCTGCCGCTAAACCTTTCGAGTAATCATCTTTCTGGTCGATGAAAACTGCTGCGTTTTTGACTTTAAGTGTATTCAGGACAAAGTTTGCAGCAACTTTTCCTTGGAATGGATCTAAGAAGCAACTTCTAAAGACCCAAGAATTTAAAGAACCATCTTTATTGACTGTTACCTCAGCATTGGTTGCCGTCGGCGTAATTAGAGGAATTTTATTATCGGTGGCAACAGGCACCGCAGCCTTTGTGTTTGAGCTTGTCACTGCGCCAAGAACAGCGACCACGTTATCTTGTGTGATTAGTTTCGTGATTGCGGATGTTGACTCCCCGGCATCTGATTTGTTGTCGGCAGTGATGAACTGGATCTGTTTCCCTAAAACACCGCCCTTTTTATTTTGATCTTCAAAAGCTAAATTGACTGCGTTTAATACGGATTGTCCGAATGTAGCTACATTGCCCGATAATTCCAGATCTCCGCCAATTTTAATATTCCCTGAATCTTTGGAAGCTGTAGTGCTGCCGCAGCCCGAGACCAAACCTAACATTAAGACTGCGATACCTAATAATACTTTGCCTTTGTTTTTTTTCACTCTTATTCCTCCATTATCTTTCCCTTAGTTTTAATCTCTTCCATTGTTAAAGTATTTTTTTGCCGCTTGAAGATTCCTGATAACAAAATTCCAAATTTCACATTTAGATTCCTGTACCACTCCTCTAACTATAGATTAATTGGTGACCTGTCTTCTGCCCTTGGCCTTTGACATCCTGATCGTCTTCAGTGGAGAGTATCGCACTTGTTTGGCTTTATAGACACTTGGTCAATCCACACTGCAGAAGAATGTCTATTAAGTTTGCAGAGTGGATTGGCCAGCGGCTGCCTAGTTACACGTATTTCAGCAGACGAAGACACTGTCTTCGCACGTATTTACTCTTCTTGCAGTAAACAAGCGAAGATTATACCTTCTGCCCAGGAAAATGGATTTTCCATCCATTAGTGATGCC is a window encoding:
- a CDS encoding ABC transporter substrate-binding protein — its product is MKKNKGKVLLGIAVLMLGLVSGCGSTTASKDSGNIKIGGDLELSGNVATFGQSVLNAVNLAFEDQNKKGGVLGKQIQFITADNKSDAGESTSAITKLITQDNVVAVLGAVTSSNTKAAVPVATDNKIPLITPTATNAEVTVNKDGSLNSWVFRSCFLDPFQGKVAANFVLNTLKVKNAAVFIDQKDDYSKGLAAEFSKDIKAGGGTITDTENYVGGDKDFKATLTRIKASNPDVVFVPGYYNEVGLIVKQGRELGITVPFVGGDGWDSAKLPELAGAANLNNTYFVNHMWADDPATKPFVEAYKAKYNTEPDALAALGYDAAEMLISAIKTAGSTNAEKIRTALENTKDFKGVTGVISVDPKTHNPVKSAVIIKMVDGKKTLLTHVNP